In Pseudoliparis swirei isolate HS2019 ecotype Mariana Trench chromosome 9, NWPU_hadal_v1, whole genome shotgun sequence, a genomic segment contains:
- the LOC130199285 gene encoding MYND-type zinc finger-containing chromatin reader ZMYND8-like isoform X3, translating to MHPQGLAEEEIKTESDVVEGMEAAVRSKVPDPPGSAERTAAPQKRKVSSPTHSSNGHSPSDSSPSPVKRKKKPGAVHGHSKDQSELRHGPFYYMKQPALTTDPVDVVPQDGRNDFYCWLCHREGQVLCCELCPRVYHAKCLKLPAEPEGDWFCPECEKITVAECIETQSKAMTMLTIDQLSFLLKFALQKIKQPGTEPFQKPVALEQHPDYAEYIFHPMDLSTLEKNIKKKMYGCTEAFLADMKWILHNCIIYNGGNHKLTATAKVIVKICEHEMNEIEVCPECYLSSCQKRDNWFCEPCSQPHPLVWAKLKGFPFWPAKALRDKDGQVDARFFGQHDRAWVPINNCYLMSKEIPFSVKKTKSIFNSAMQEMEVYVENIRKKFGVFNYAPFRTPFTPNNQLQMLLDPSNPSAGTVKTEKLDKLRFNFDITASPKMVLGKSSTPSGMSRRVSMTDMPRSPVSTNSSVHTGSDGEQDMEKPGRNPAFHYSTGEESMDCTASPVSGKMGSSGNTAGSPKPFNPGLVPKQERTAGTGGILNLNLDRVKAEMDLKELSETVQLQQQQQQQQQGASASLPTPKRLIRSLDKTIESCKAQLGIDDISEDVYKGVDHSDSDDSEKTDSSDSEYLSDEEHKPKSSVQDDQDKADRKRPKANANGENKEGVPGKVDKPTPELVLKDKQGASGPDRGLQDKPRAPQLQPGADKPKAQDEGRAAAAATSAAEQDSDSERELVIDLGDENGGRDSKRARREPGASKLLKESGVAKLEAAAPSRDSAPNPKDTLQPAITAALNLVSTAAPSGSTSSAPSPAFASVSTTSPVPAAVKKQRPLLPKETAPAVQRAVVWNPTKFQTSSQKWHMQKVQRQQQHGDQSPGETPAQSPGQPPQSQQQNSSSTRYQTRQAAKVQKDVPQSTSSSTAAQVTSGSSLSGDVQIPTGSAEVAADIAKYTNKIMDTIKGTMTEIYNDLSKNTSGNTIAEIRRLRIEIEKLQWLHQQELSEMKHNLELTMAEMRQSLEQERERLVAEVKKQTEVEKQQAVDETKKKQWCANCRKEAIFYCCWNTSYCDYPCQQAHWPEHMKSCTQSATASSQQEPEADSNASPSVKTSSPALAKQILPPAAGPLLDKSNSPTCIDKSKDGAGVTVT from the exons TCAGAGCTAAGACATGGTCCCTTTTACTATATGAAGCAGCCGGCACTCACCACAGACCCTGTTGATGTTGTACCGCAGGACGGAAGGAATGACTTCTACTGCTGGCTGTGCCACCGCGAGGGCCAGGTGCTCTGCTGTGAGCTCTGCCCCAGGGTGTACCACGCCAAGTGCCTCAAACTACCAGCCGAGCCTGAGGGCGACTGGTTCTGTCCAGAGTGTGAG AAAATAACAGTGGCTGAATGCATCGAAACCCAGAGCAAGGCAATGACAATGCTGACAATAGACCAACTCTCCTTCTTGCTCAAATTTGCACTTCAAAAGATTAAACAGCCTGGG ACTGAGCCTTTTCAGAAACCTGTGGCTCTGGAACAGCACCCGGATTATGCCGAGTACATTTTCCACCCCATGGACCTGTCTACTTTAGAAAAG AAtatcaaaaagaaaatgtatggcTGCACTGAGGCCTTTCTTGCTGACATGAAATGGATCTTACACAATTGCATCATCTACAATGGAG gtAATCACAAATTAACAGCGACTGCAAAAGTCATCGTCAAGATTTGCGAACatgag ATGAATGAGATTGAGGTGTGTCCAGAGTGCTACCTGTCTTCATGCCAAAAAAGGGACAACTGGTTTTGTGAGCCATGT AGTCAACCCCACCCTCTGGTCTGGGCGAAGCTAAAGGGCTTTCCCTTCTGGCCAGCAAAAGCACTTCGGGACAAGGACGGCCAGGTAGACGCACGCTTCTTTGGGCAACATGACAG GGCCTGGGTCCCTATCAACAACTGCTACCTCATGTCCAAAGAGATCCCTTTCTCCGTGAAGAAGACAAAGAGCATTTTTAATAGCGCCATGCAAGAGATGGAGGTGTATGTGGAGAATATTCGCAAGAAATTTGGGGTATTCAACTACGCGCCCTTCCGCACTCCCTTCACGCCCAACAACCAGCTCCAGATGCTACTGGACCCCTCCAACCCCAGTGCCGGGACCGTGAAGACGGAGAAACTGGATAAACTTCGCTTCAACTTCGATATAACCGCGTCTCCGAAGATGGTCCTCGGCAAGAGTTCCACGCCCAGCGGCATGAGTCGGAGGGTCTCGATGACGGACATGCCTCGGTCTCCCGTGAGCACCAACTCCTCGGTTCACACGGGGTCCGACGGGGAGCAGGATATGGAAAAGCCCGGCAGGAATCCTGCCTTCCACTACAGCACTGGGGAGGAATCGATGGACTGCACTG CATCTCCAGTCTCCGGGAAGATGGGTTCTTCAGGCAACACGGCGGGCAGCCCGAAGCCCTTCAACCCTGGACTGGTCCCCAAGCAGGAGAGGACCGCGGGCACAGGCGGCATCCTCAATCTCAACCTGG ATCGGGTGAAGGCTGAGATGGATCTGAAGGAGCTGAGTGAGACCGTGCAActacaacagcagcagcagcagcagcaacaaggaGCGTCGGCTTCCCTTCCCACCCCAAAGAGACTCATCCGGAGCCTGGACAAGACGATCGAGAGCTGCAAGGCACAGCTCG GGATAGACGATATCTCTGAAGATGTGTACAAAGGCGTGGATCACAGCGACTCTGACGACTCTGAGAAAACCGACTCGAGCGACAGCGAGTATCTCAGCGACGAGGAACACAAGCCAAAGAGCTCCGTCCAGGACGACCAGGACAAAGCGGATCGAAAAAGACCCAAAGCAAACGCGAATGGCGAGAACAAGGAGGGAGTTCCAGGGAAAGTGGATAAACCCACCCCTGAACTTGTGCTCAAAGACAAGCAAGGGGCCAGTGGCCCTGACAGGGGCCTCCAGGACAAGCCCAGGGCGCCCCAGTTGCAGCCCGGCGCTGACAAACCCAAAGCCCAGGATGAGGGCAGAGCCGCAGCTGCTGCCACATCGGCGGCTGAGCAAGACTCTGATTCTGAAAGAGAGCTGGTGATCGACCTGGGAGATGAAAACGGAGGCCGCGACTCAAAGAGGGCGAGGAGAGAGCCGGGAGCTTCTAAACTTCTTAAAGAGTCCGGTGTTGCCAAGCTGGAAG cagctgctccatCACGGGACTCCGCCCCGAACCCAAAGGACACTTTGCAACCCGCCATCACAGCGGCCCTCAACCTTGTTTCTACCGCAGCTCCCAGCGGATCCACCAGCAGCGCACCCTCTCCCGCCTTCGCCTCGGTCTCCACGACATCCCCGGTCCCCGCGGCTGTAAAGAAACAGCGCCCTCTACTGCCCAAAGAGACGGCTCCGGCCGTGCAGCGGGCAGTGGTTTGGAATCCAACCAAATtccagacctcctcccagaAGTGGCACATGCAGAAGGtgcagaggcagcagcagcatggaGATCAGTCGCCGGGGGAGACGCCGGCCCAGAGTCCGGGGCAGCCGCCGCAGTCCCAACAGCAGAACTCCTCCAGTACCCGCTATCAGACCAGACAAGCTGCCAAGG TGCAAAAGGACGTGCCTCAGAGTACGTCCTCCTCAACAGCTGCCCAAGTCACATCTGGCAGCTCGTTGTCAGGAGACGTGCAGATCCCCACCGGCTCGGCAGAGGTGGCTGCGGATATAGCCAAGTACACAAACAAA ATTATGGACACGATAAAAGGGACAATGACTGAAATCTACAACGATCTTTCAAAAAACACCTCGGGAAACACAATTGCAGAG ATTCGTCGGCTAAGGATAGAGATTGAGAAGCTCCAGTGGCTGCATCAACAAGAGTTGTCGGAGATGAAGCACAATCTTG AGCTGACGATGGCGGAGATGAGGCAGAGCCTGGAGCAGGAAAGGGAACGCTTGGTGGCCGAGGTGAAGAAGCAGACGGAGGTGGAGAAGCAGCAGGCGGTGGACGAGACCAAAAAGAAACAGTGGTGCGCTAATTGCAGGAAGGAGGCCATCTTCTATTGCTGCTGGAATACCAGTTACTGTGATTACCCCTGCCAGCAAGCCCACTGGCCAGAGCACATGAAGTCCTGCACACAGTCAG CCACAGCTTCTTCGCAGCAGGAGCCGGAAGCAGATTCCAACGCGAGCCCTTCAGTCAAGACATCGAGTCCCGCTCTCGCCAAGCAGATCCTGCCCCCTGCAGCGGGACCCTTATTGGACAAAAGCAACTCCCCCACGTGCATTGACAAGAGCAAAGACGGCGCTGGCGTTACCGTGACCTAA
- the LOC130199285 gene encoding MYND-type zinc finger-containing chromatin reader ZMYND8-like isoform X2 has translation MRPNSLAEEEIKTESDVVEGMEAAVRSKVPDPPGSAERTAAPQKRKVSSPTHSSNGHSPSDSSPSPVKRKKKPGAVHGHSKDQSELRHGPFYYMKQPALTTDPVDVVPQDGRNDFYCWLCHREGQVLCCELCPRVYHAKCLKLPAEPEGDWFCPECEKITVAECIETQSKAMTMLTIDQLSFLLKFALQKIKQPGTEPFQKPVALEQHPDYAEYIFHPMDLSTLEKNIKKKMYGCTEAFLADMKWILHNCIIYNGGNHKLTATAKVIVKICEHEMNEIEVCPECYLSSCQKRDNWFCEPCSQPHPLVWAKLKGFPFWPAKALRDKDGQVDARFFGQHDRAWVPINNCYLMSKEIPFSVKKTKSIFNSAMQEMEVYVENIRKKFGVFNYAPFRTPFTPNNQLQMLLDPSNPSAGTVKTEKLDKLRFNFDITASPKMVLGKSSTPSGMSRRVSMTDMPRSPVSTNSSVHTGSDGEQDMEKPGRNPAFHYSTGEESMDCTASPVSGKMGSSGNTAGSPKPFNPGLVPKQERTAGTGGILNLNLDRVKAEMDLKELSETVQLQQQQQQQQQGASASLPTPKRLIRSLDKTIESCKAQLGIDDISEDVYKGVDHSDSDDSEKTDSSDSEYLSDEEHKPKSSVQDDQDKADRKRPKANANGENKEGVPGKVDKPTPELVLKDKQGASGPDRGLQDKPRAPQLQPGADKPKAQDEGRAAAAATSAAEQDSDSERELVIDLGDENGGRDSKRARREPGASKLLKESGVAKLEGKLPSSAAAAAPSRDSAPNPKDTLQPAITAALNLVSTAAPSGSTSSAPSPAFASVSTTSPVPAAVKKQRPLLPKETAPAVQRAVVWNPTKFQTSSQKWHMQKVQRQQQHGDQSPGETPAQSPGQPPQSQQQNSSSTRYQTRQAAKVQKDVPQSTSSSTAAQVTSGSSLSGDVQIPTGSAEVAADIAKYTNKIMDTIKGTMTEIYNDLSKNTSGNTIAEIRRLRIEIEKLQWLHQQELSEMKHNLELTMAEMRQSLEQERERLVAEVKKQTEVEKQQAVDETKKKQWCANCRKEAIFYCCWNTSYCDYPCQQAHWPEHMKSCTQSATASSQQEPEADSNASPSVKTSSPALAKQILPPAAGPLLDKSNSPTCIDKSKDGAGVTVT, from the exons TCAGAGCTAAGACATGGTCCCTTTTACTATATGAAGCAGCCGGCACTCACCACAGACCCTGTTGATGTTGTACCGCAGGACGGAAGGAATGACTTCTACTGCTGGCTGTGCCACCGCGAGGGCCAGGTGCTCTGCTGTGAGCTCTGCCCCAGGGTGTACCACGCCAAGTGCCTCAAACTACCAGCCGAGCCTGAGGGCGACTGGTTCTGTCCAGAGTGTGAG AAAATAACAGTGGCTGAATGCATCGAAACCCAGAGCAAGGCAATGACAATGCTGACAATAGACCAACTCTCCTTCTTGCTCAAATTTGCACTTCAAAAGATTAAACAGCCTGGG ACTGAGCCTTTTCAGAAACCTGTGGCTCTGGAACAGCACCCGGATTATGCCGAGTACATTTTCCACCCCATGGACCTGTCTACTTTAGAAAAG AAtatcaaaaagaaaatgtatggcTGCACTGAGGCCTTTCTTGCTGACATGAAATGGATCTTACACAATTGCATCATCTACAATGGAG gtAATCACAAATTAACAGCGACTGCAAAAGTCATCGTCAAGATTTGCGAACatgag ATGAATGAGATTGAGGTGTGTCCAGAGTGCTACCTGTCTTCATGCCAAAAAAGGGACAACTGGTTTTGTGAGCCATGT AGTCAACCCCACCCTCTGGTCTGGGCGAAGCTAAAGGGCTTTCCCTTCTGGCCAGCAAAAGCACTTCGGGACAAGGACGGCCAGGTAGACGCACGCTTCTTTGGGCAACATGACAG GGCCTGGGTCCCTATCAACAACTGCTACCTCATGTCCAAAGAGATCCCTTTCTCCGTGAAGAAGACAAAGAGCATTTTTAATAGCGCCATGCAAGAGATGGAGGTGTATGTGGAGAATATTCGCAAGAAATTTGGGGTATTCAACTACGCGCCCTTCCGCACTCCCTTCACGCCCAACAACCAGCTCCAGATGCTACTGGACCCCTCCAACCCCAGTGCCGGGACCGTGAAGACGGAGAAACTGGATAAACTTCGCTTCAACTTCGATATAACCGCGTCTCCGAAGATGGTCCTCGGCAAGAGTTCCACGCCCAGCGGCATGAGTCGGAGGGTCTCGATGACGGACATGCCTCGGTCTCCCGTGAGCACCAACTCCTCGGTTCACACGGGGTCCGACGGGGAGCAGGATATGGAAAAGCCCGGCAGGAATCCTGCCTTCCACTACAGCACTGGGGAGGAATCGATGGACTGCACTG CATCTCCAGTCTCCGGGAAGATGGGTTCTTCAGGCAACACGGCGGGCAGCCCGAAGCCCTTCAACCCTGGACTGGTCCCCAAGCAGGAGAGGACCGCGGGCACAGGCGGCATCCTCAATCTCAACCTGG ATCGGGTGAAGGCTGAGATGGATCTGAAGGAGCTGAGTGAGACCGTGCAActacaacagcagcagcagcagcagcaacaaggaGCGTCGGCTTCCCTTCCCACCCCAAAGAGACTCATCCGGAGCCTGGACAAGACGATCGAGAGCTGCAAGGCACAGCTCG GGATAGACGATATCTCTGAAGATGTGTACAAAGGCGTGGATCACAGCGACTCTGACGACTCTGAGAAAACCGACTCGAGCGACAGCGAGTATCTCAGCGACGAGGAACACAAGCCAAAGAGCTCCGTCCAGGACGACCAGGACAAAGCGGATCGAAAAAGACCCAAAGCAAACGCGAATGGCGAGAACAAGGAGGGAGTTCCAGGGAAAGTGGATAAACCCACCCCTGAACTTGTGCTCAAAGACAAGCAAGGGGCCAGTGGCCCTGACAGGGGCCTCCAGGACAAGCCCAGGGCGCCCCAGTTGCAGCCCGGCGCTGACAAACCCAAAGCCCAGGATGAGGGCAGAGCCGCAGCTGCTGCCACATCGGCGGCTGAGCAAGACTCTGATTCTGAAAGAGAGCTGGTGATCGACCTGGGAGATGAAAACGGAGGCCGCGACTCAAAGAGGGCGAGGAGAGAGCCGGGAGCTTCTAAACTTCTTAAAGAGTCCGGTGTTGCCAAGCTGGAAG gtaaaCTGCCTTCctctgctgcagcagctgctccatCACGGGACTCCGCCCCGAACCCAAAGGACACTTTGCAACCCGCCATCACAGCGGCCCTCAACCTTGTTTCTACCGCAGCTCCCAGCGGATCCACCAGCAGCGCACCCTCTCCCGCCTTCGCCTCGGTCTCCACGACATCCCCGGTCCCCGCGGCTGTAAAGAAACAGCGCCCTCTACTGCCCAAAGAGACGGCTCCGGCCGTGCAGCGGGCAGTGGTTTGGAATCCAACCAAATtccagacctcctcccagaAGTGGCACATGCAGAAGGtgcagaggcagcagcagcatggaGATCAGTCGCCGGGGGAGACGCCGGCCCAGAGTCCGGGGCAGCCGCCGCAGTCCCAACAGCAGAACTCCTCCAGTACCCGCTATCAGACCAGACAAGCTGCCAAGG TGCAAAAGGACGTGCCTCAGAGTACGTCCTCCTCAACAGCTGCCCAAGTCACATCTGGCAGCTCGTTGTCAGGAGACGTGCAGATCCCCACCGGCTCGGCAGAGGTGGCTGCGGATATAGCCAAGTACACAAACAAA ATTATGGACACGATAAAAGGGACAATGACTGAAATCTACAACGATCTTTCAAAAAACACCTCGGGAAACACAATTGCAGAG ATTCGTCGGCTAAGGATAGAGATTGAGAAGCTCCAGTGGCTGCATCAACAAGAGTTGTCGGAGATGAAGCACAATCTTG AGCTGACGATGGCGGAGATGAGGCAGAGCCTGGAGCAGGAAAGGGAACGCTTGGTGGCCGAGGTGAAGAAGCAGACGGAGGTGGAGAAGCAGCAGGCGGTGGACGAGACCAAAAAGAAACAGTGGTGCGCTAATTGCAGGAAGGAGGCCATCTTCTATTGCTGCTGGAATACCAGTTACTGTGATTACCCCTGCCAGCAAGCCCACTGGCCAGAGCACATGAAGTCCTGCACACAGTCAG CCACAGCTTCTTCGCAGCAGGAGCCGGAAGCAGATTCCAACGCGAGCCCTTCAGTCAAGACATCGAGTCCCGCTCTCGCCAAGCAGATCCTGCCCCCTGCAGCGGGACCCTTATTGGACAAAAGCAACTCCCCCACGTGCATTGACAAGAGCAAAGACGGCGCTGGCGTTACCGTGACCTAA
- the LOC130199285 gene encoding MYND-type zinc finger-containing chromatin reader ZMYND8-like isoform X5, whose amino-acid sequence MHPQGLAEEEIKTESDVVEGMEAAVRSKVPDPPGSAERTAAPQKRKVSSPTHSSNGHSPSDSSPSPVKRKKKPGAVHGHSKDQDGRNDFYCWLCHREGQVLCCELCPRVYHAKCLKLPAEPEGDWFCPECEKITVAECIETQSKAMTMLTIDQLSFLLKFALQKIKQPGTEPFQKPVALEQHPDYAEYIFHPMDLSTLEKNIKKKMYGCTEAFLADMKWILHNCIIYNGGNHKLTATAKVIVKICEHEMNEIEVCPECYLSSCQKRDNWFCEPCSQPHPLVWAKLKGFPFWPAKALRDKDGQVDARFFGQHDRAWVPINNCYLMSKEIPFSVKKTKSIFNSAMQEMEVYVENIRKKFGVFNYAPFRTPFTPNNQLQMLLDPSNPSAGTVKTEKLDKLRFNFDITASPKMVLGKSSTPSGMSRRVSMTDMPRSPVSTNSSVHTGSDGEQDMEKPGRNPAFHYSTGEESMDCTASPVSGKMGSSGNTAGSPKPFNPGLVPKQERTAGTGGILNLNLDRVKAEMDLKELSETVQLQQQQQQQQQGASASLPTPKRLIRSLDKTIESCKAQLGIDDISEDVYKGVDHSDSDDSEKTDSSDSEYLSDEEHKPKSSVQDDQDKADRKRPKANANGENKEGVPGKVDKPTPELVLKDKQGASGPDRGLQDKPRAPQLQPGADKPKAQDEGRAAAAATSAAEQDSDSERELVIDLGDENGGRDSKRARREPGASKLLKESGVAKLEGKLPSSAAAAAPSRDSAPNPKDTLQPAITAALNLVSTAAPSGSTSSAPSPAFASVSTTSPVPAAVKKQRPLLPKETAPAVQRAVVWNPTKFQTSSQKWHMQKVQRQQQHGDQSPGETPAQSPGQPPQSQQQNSSSTRYQTRQAAKVQKDVPQSTSSSTAAQVTSGSSLSGDVQIPTGSAEVAADIAKYTNKIMDTIKGTMTEIYNDLSKNTSGNTIAEIRRLRIEIEKLQWLHQQELSEMKHNLELTMAEMRQSLEQERERLVAEVKKQTEVEKQQAVDETKKKQWCANCRKEAIFYCCWNTSYCDYPCQQAHWPEHMKSCTQSATASSQQEPEADSNASPSVKTSSPALAKQILPPAAGPLLDKSNSPTCIDKSKDGAGVTVT is encoded by the exons GACGGAAGGAATGACTTCTACTGCTGGCTGTGCCACCGCGAGGGCCAGGTGCTCTGCTGTGAGCTCTGCCCCAGGGTGTACCACGCCAAGTGCCTCAAACTACCAGCCGAGCCTGAGGGCGACTGGTTCTGTCCAGAGTGTGAG AAAATAACAGTGGCTGAATGCATCGAAACCCAGAGCAAGGCAATGACAATGCTGACAATAGACCAACTCTCCTTCTTGCTCAAATTTGCACTTCAAAAGATTAAACAGCCTGGG ACTGAGCCTTTTCAGAAACCTGTGGCTCTGGAACAGCACCCGGATTATGCCGAGTACATTTTCCACCCCATGGACCTGTCTACTTTAGAAAAG AAtatcaaaaagaaaatgtatggcTGCACTGAGGCCTTTCTTGCTGACATGAAATGGATCTTACACAATTGCATCATCTACAATGGAG gtAATCACAAATTAACAGCGACTGCAAAAGTCATCGTCAAGATTTGCGAACatgag ATGAATGAGATTGAGGTGTGTCCAGAGTGCTACCTGTCTTCATGCCAAAAAAGGGACAACTGGTTTTGTGAGCCATGT AGTCAACCCCACCCTCTGGTCTGGGCGAAGCTAAAGGGCTTTCCCTTCTGGCCAGCAAAAGCACTTCGGGACAAGGACGGCCAGGTAGACGCACGCTTCTTTGGGCAACATGACAG GGCCTGGGTCCCTATCAACAACTGCTACCTCATGTCCAAAGAGATCCCTTTCTCCGTGAAGAAGACAAAGAGCATTTTTAATAGCGCCATGCAAGAGATGGAGGTGTATGTGGAGAATATTCGCAAGAAATTTGGGGTATTCAACTACGCGCCCTTCCGCACTCCCTTCACGCCCAACAACCAGCTCCAGATGCTACTGGACCCCTCCAACCCCAGTGCCGGGACCGTGAAGACGGAGAAACTGGATAAACTTCGCTTCAACTTCGATATAACCGCGTCTCCGAAGATGGTCCTCGGCAAGAGTTCCACGCCCAGCGGCATGAGTCGGAGGGTCTCGATGACGGACATGCCTCGGTCTCCCGTGAGCACCAACTCCTCGGTTCACACGGGGTCCGACGGGGAGCAGGATATGGAAAAGCCCGGCAGGAATCCTGCCTTCCACTACAGCACTGGGGAGGAATCGATGGACTGCACTG CATCTCCAGTCTCCGGGAAGATGGGTTCTTCAGGCAACACGGCGGGCAGCCCGAAGCCCTTCAACCCTGGACTGGTCCCCAAGCAGGAGAGGACCGCGGGCACAGGCGGCATCCTCAATCTCAACCTGG ATCGGGTGAAGGCTGAGATGGATCTGAAGGAGCTGAGTGAGACCGTGCAActacaacagcagcagcagcagcagcaacaaggaGCGTCGGCTTCCCTTCCCACCCCAAAGAGACTCATCCGGAGCCTGGACAAGACGATCGAGAGCTGCAAGGCACAGCTCG GGATAGACGATATCTCTGAAGATGTGTACAAAGGCGTGGATCACAGCGACTCTGACGACTCTGAGAAAACCGACTCGAGCGACAGCGAGTATCTCAGCGACGAGGAACACAAGCCAAAGAGCTCCGTCCAGGACGACCAGGACAAAGCGGATCGAAAAAGACCCAAAGCAAACGCGAATGGCGAGAACAAGGAGGGAGTTCCAGGGAAAGTGGATAAACCCACCCCTGAACTTGTGCTCAAAGACAAGCAAGGGGCCAGTGGCCCTGACAGGGGCCTCCAGGACAAGCCCAGGGCGCCCCAGTTGCAGCCCGGCGCTGACAAACCCAAAGCCCAGGATGAGGGCAGAGCCGCAGCTGCTGCCACATCGGCGGCTGAGCAAGACTCTGATTCTGAAAGAGAGCTGGTGATCGACCTGGGAGATGAAAACGGAGGCCGCGACTCAAAGAGGGCGAGGAGAGAGCCGGGAGCTTCTAAACTTCTTAAAGAGTCCGGTGTTGCCAAGCTGGAAG gtaaaCTGCCTTCctctgctgcagcagctgctccatCACGGGACTCCGCCCCGAACCCAAAGGACACTTTGCAACCCGCCATCACAGCGGCCCTCAACCTTGTTTCTACCGCAGCTCCCAGCGGATCCACCAGCAGCGCACCCTCTCCCGCCTTCGCCTCGGTCTCCACGACATCCCCGGTCCCCGCGGCTGTAAAGAAACAGCGCCCTCTACTGCCCAAAGAGACGGCTCCGGCCGTGCAGCGGGCAGTGGTTTGGAATCCAACCAAATtccagacctcctcccagaAGTGGCACATGCAGAAGGtgcagaggcagcagcagcatggaGATCAGTCGCCGGGGGAGACGCCGGCCCAGAGTCCGGGGCAGCCGCCGCAGTCCCAACAGCAGAACTCCTCCAGTACCCGCTATCAGACCAGACAAGCTGCCAAGG TGCAAAAGGACGTGCCTCAGAGTACGTCCTCCTCAACAGCTGCCCAAGTCACATCTGGCAGCTCGTTGTCAGGAGACGTGCAGATCCCCACCGGCTCGGCAGAGGTGGCTGCGGATATAGCCAAGTACACAAACAAA ATTATGGACACGATAAAAGGGACAATGACTGAAATCTACAACGATCTTTCAAAAAACACCTCGGGAAACACAATTGCAGAG ATTCGTCGGCTAAGGATAGAGATTGAGAAGCTCCAGTGGCTGCATCAACAAGAGTTGTCGGAGATGAAGCACAATCTTG AGCTGACGATGGCGGAGATGAGGCAGAGCCTGGAGCAGGAAAGGGAACGCTTGGTGGCCGAGGTGAAGAAGCAGACGGAGGTGGAGAAGCAGCAGGCGGTGGACGAGACCAAAAAGAAACAGTGGTGCGCTAATTGCAGGAAGGAGGCCATCTTCTATTGCTGCTGGAATACCAGTTACTGTGATTACCCCTGCCAGCAAGCCCACTGGCCAGAGCACATGAAGTCCTGCACACAGTCAG CCACAGCTTCTTCGCAGCAGGAGCCGGAAGCAGATTCCAACGCGAGCCCTTCAGTCAAGACATCGAGTCCCGCTCTCGCCAAGCAGATCCTGCCCCCTGCAGCGGGACCCTTATTGGACAAAAGCAACTCCCCCACGTGCATTGACAAGAGCAAAGACGGCGCTGGCGTTACCGTGACCTAA